One region of Mus pahari chromosome 16, PAHARI_EIJ_v1.1, whole genome shotgun sequence genomic DNA includes:
- the LOC110334070 gene encoding putative vomeronasal receptor-like protein 4, producing the protein MKWNNITLGIVFLSLAGPGILGNILVFVRYVHNSALETEKKPVDLILIHLAFSNMIIICSTGIRDLATVFYFRNFLGDFGCKAAVYLARMARGLSICTTCLLSVLQAVTISPRTTLWTKLKPQTSCQVLPFLLLFWIVNVLISSNLLSYIKAGSGLNGSVAAMYIGHCYMLQSRHIIKWFFLSLMTLRDVIFQSLMGWSSGSMALHLYNHHKRVLYLHSSRSANNSPPEIRATWSVLILMTCFLFFYWVDFIISFYTGFTVSHDSIVLNIKTFLELGYASFSPYVLISRDVRVPNALHAH; encoded by the coding sequence ATGAAGTGGAATAACATTACACTGGGAATAGTCTTCCTTTCTCTAGCTGGACCTGGAATTTTAGGAAATATCCTAGTATTTGTGAGATATGTGCACAATTCTGCCTTGGAGACTGAGAAAAAGCCTGTCGACCTTATTCTCATCCACTTGGCATTTTCTAATATGATCATTATTTGTAGCACAGGAATCAGAGATTTAGCTACAGTGTTTTATTTCAGAAACTTCCTAGGAGATTTTGGCTGTAAAGCTGCAGTTTATCTGGCAAGGATGGCACGGGGCCTTTCCATCTGCACCACCTGTCTCCTTAGTGTGCTCCAGGCTGTCACCATCAGTCCCAGGACCACCCTTTGGACAAAGCTCAAACCACAGACATCATGCCaagttcttccctttctcctccttttctggaTTGTTAATGTTCTCATAAGCTCCAACTTGCTCTCCTACATCAAAGCAGGCAGTGGCTTGAATGGGTCTGTAGCTGCAATGTACATTGGCCACTGCTATATGCTCCAATCAAGACATATCATCAAgtggtttttcctttctctcatgaCTCTTCGTGATGTCATCTTTCAGAGTCTCATGGGCTGGAGCAGTGGGTCCATGGCTCTCCATCTGTATAACCATCACAAGCGTGTCCTCTACCTTCACAGTTCCAGGTCTGCAAACAACTCCCCTCCAGAAATCAGAGCTACATGGAGTGTTCTCATTCTTATgacctgcttccttttcttctattggGTAGATTTTATTATCTCCTTCTATACAGGTTTCACAGTGTCACATGATTCTATTGtactaaatattaaaacatttttagaacTTGGTTATGCTAGTTTCAGCCCCTATGTTCTGATCAGCAGAGATGTCCGTGTTCCTAATGCCTTGCATGCTCATTGA